A window of the Lactobacillus gasseri ATCC 33323 = JCM 1131 genome harbors these coding sequences:
- a CDS encoding dUTP diphosphatase: MKKRGFEIVSKYRNAGLHLPQRQTIASAGYDFECAQDIVLPSIWCTNFVRIFRLIRNSHELNERDLELAEKVLKPFLVPTGIKAYMPEDEVLILANRSSNTYKRNVTLPNGIGVIDSDYYNNEKNEGEIYFQLINYGVRPLKIKKGERIGQGIFMPYLKADNDEPVQRQRLGGFGSSGTRNEE; the protein is encoded by the coding sequence ATGAAAAAACGTGGTTTTGAAATAGTATCTAAATACCGTAATGCTGGCTTACACTTGCCGCAAAGACAAACAATTGCTAGCGCAGGATATGATTTTGAATGTGCACAAGATATAGTTTTACCATCAATTTGGTGTACGAATTTTGTTAGAATTTTTAGATTAATTAGAAATAGTCATGAGCTAAATGAACGAGACCTTGAACTAGCAGAAAAAGTTTTAAAGCCTTTTTTAGTACCAACGGGAATTAAAGCATATATGCCAGAAGATGAAGTTTTGATTCTTGCTAATCGCTCGTCTAATACATATAAGCGTAATGTTACCTTGCCGAATGGTATCGGAGTAATTGATAGTGACTATTATAATAATGAAAAAAATGAAGGTGAGATTTACTTCCAACTGATTAATTACGGAGTTCGTCCACTAAAAATTAAGAAAGGCGAGCGAATTGGTCAAGGAATTTTTATGCCTTATCTGAAAGCTGATAATGATGAACCAGTTCAAAGACAACGGCTTGGTGGATTCGGCTCTTCTGGAACAAGGAATGAGGAATAA
- the radA gene encoding DNA repair protein RadA has protein sequence MAKVKTRYKCRNCGYISASYLGRCPNCGAWNQFEEETQEVKKVSTKATASRLMTKIGNNDPVKLNEVKAEKEKRIVTPFEELNRVLGGGIVPGSLVLIGGDPGIGKSTLMLQITGALAKEHSVLYVSGEESASQIKMRADRLGVSNSGILLYPETNMQNIREQIDEIKPDFLVIDSIQTMNEPSLDSMVGSASQVREVTSELMKIAKNDQITTFVIGHVTKEGAIAGPKIMEHMVDTVLYFEGDGHHSYRILRSVKNRFGAANEIGMFEMKNEGLTEVNNPSAIFLDERLPNSTGSAVVVSLEGTRPLLADIQALVTPTAFGYAKRTTSGLDFNRVALLLAVLEKRGNLMLQNQDAFLTATGGIKLNEPAIDLAICMAVASSYKNKEISATDCFVGEVGLTGEIRRVNQIEARVKEAAKVGFKRIFIPKHNLTTELKNNSAIEVIGVASLPQALKLVFN, from the coding sequence ATGGCAAAAGTTAAAACCCGTTACAAGTGTCGCAATTGTGGTTATATTTCAGCTTCTTATTTAGGTAGATGCCCTAACTGCGGTGCTTGGAATCAATTTGAAGAAGAAACTCAAGAAGTAAAAAAAGTATCAACTAAGGCAACTGCCAGCCGTTTAATGACTAAAATTGGAAATAATGATCCAGTAAAATTAAATGAAGTAAAAGCTGAAAAAGAAAAAAGAATTGTAACGCCGTTTGAAGAATTAAATCGAGTTCTAGGGGGCGGAATAGTTCCAGGTTCTTTAGTTTTAATTGGTGGAGATCCTGGAATTGGCAAATCAACTTTGATGCTCCAAATTACCGGCGCTTTAGCTAAAGAGCATAGCGTTTTATATGTTTCAGGGGAAGAGTCGGCTAGTCAGATAAAAATGCGAGCTGACCGTCTAGGTGTAAGCAACAGTGGAATTTTGCTTTATCCTGAAACCAATATGCAGAATATTCGTGAACAGATTGATGAGATTAAGCCGGATTTTTTAGTAATCGATTCTATTCAAACAATGAATGAGCCATCTCTTGATTCGATGGTAGGATCTGCTTCTCAAGTTCGAGAAGTTACGAGTGAGTTAATGAAAATTGCTAAGAATGATCAGATTACTACTTTTGTTATTGGACATGTGACTAAAGAAGGTGCTATTGCTGGTCCTAAGATTATGGAACATATGGTTGACACTGTTCTTTACTTTGAGGGGGATGGCCACCATTCATATCGAATTTTAAGATCTGTTAAAAATCGTTTTGGGGCAGCTAATGAAATTGGCATGTTTGAAATGAAAAATGAAGGACTAACAGAAGTGAATAATCCTTCAGCAATTTTCTTAGACGAACGCTTACCCAATTCTACAGGGTCAGCAGTTGTAGTTTCGCTTGAAGGAACAAGGCCACTTTTAGCAGATATTCAGGCCTTGGTAACTCCAACTGCCTTTGGATATGCTAAAAGAACTACATCGGGGTTAGATTTCAATCGTGTAGCCTTATTATTAGCGGTTTTAGAAAAACGTGGTAACCTAATGTTGCAAAATCAAGATGCATTTTTAACGGCAACAGGCGGAATTAAGTTAAATGAGCCAGCGATTGATTTGGCAATCTGTATGGCTGTAGCTTCTAGTTATAAAAATAAAGAAATTTCTGCTACTGATTGTTTTGTAGGAGAGGTTGGTTTAACTGGTGAAATTAGAAGAGTTAATCAAATTGAAGCTAGAGTTAAAGAAGCTGCTAAGGTAGGCTTTAAGCGAATTTTTATCCCTAAACATAATTTAACTACTGAGCTTAAGAATAATTCTGCAATTGAAGTAATTGGTGTAGCAAGTCTGCCACAAGCTTTAAAACTGGTTTTTAATTAG